In Luteipulveratus mongoliensis, the DNA window GGGGCAACGTCAACCCGGTCGGCCCGCGCGGCGTCTACGACGAGGCCAAGCGGTTCGCCGAGGCCCTGACCCTTGCGTACCGGCAGTCGCACGGCGTCAACACCGGGATCGTGCGGATCTTCAACACCTTCGGTCCGCGGATGCGCCCCAACGACGGTCGAGCGATCCCCAACTTCGTCCGCCAGGCGTTGGCGGGTGAGCCGGTGACGGTGAGCGGAGACGGGTCGCAGACCAGGTCCATCTGCTACGTCGATGACCTGGTCGAGGCCATCCTGCGGATGATGGACGCCGAGCACGCCGGGCCGATCAACATCGGCAACCCGCATGAGATCTCGATGAAGGACCTCGCCGCGTGGATCGTCCGGCTCGCCGGCTCGAGCTCACCGATCACCTTCATCGAGCGCCCGGTCGACGACCCGACCGTACGGCGTCCGGACACCACCCGAGCCGAGTCACTGCTCGGGTGGGAGCCGCACGTGCCGATCGAGGACGCCTTGAAGTGGACCATCGGCTGGTTCCGTGACCAGCCCCTCGGCGGTCCGCCCCTCAGCGCCCAGGCCACCGAAGAAATTCTCGGGAGTCCTGAGCACCACTGACCCGCAGGATCCGTGGTGCGGTCGTCGACCGCACCAGGGCTTGTCACACCCTTTTCACCATCTCTGGAGGTTCACCGTGCGCAAGGCATCCGTGATCATCGGTCTCGGGGCGTTCTTCGTCACGATGGCGCTGCTGCTGAAGTTCTACGCCTACGACAAGCTGGCGGTGATCCCGCTGGATCAGAACACTCGGCAGACCGTCGTCGATGACCACGCGACGTTCTTCGACGCGGACAAGGTCGCCCCCGGGTCGGGCAAGCTGACCACGATCGCCACGGTGATCGGCGACCCCGACGCCAGCCGGAAGGCCTCCGACAAGAGCGGCAAGGACGTCGTGGTCATCAACAAGGGCCAGACCTCCGACAACAACGGCGAGGCGCCGCCGATGGAGGCCTCGACTCAGCGCATCGTGATCGACCGCTTCACCGGCCTGCCGGTCAACGGCTACGGCGCCACCCAGAACGGCCGGCCGAAGCAGTTCATCGGCCAGCTGATCAAGTTCCCGTTCCAGACCAAGCAGAAGACCTACCAGTACTGGGACGACACGGCCGACAAGCCGATGGACATGAAGTACGTCGGCCACGAGGACATCAAGGGTCTGAAGACCTACAAGTTCGAGGGCTCGCTGCCGCTGGCGGAGTTCCGCGAGCAGGAGGTGCCGCGTGGCATCTTCGGCCTGCCCGACACCGGCGCGGTGGTCGCCAAGCGGCTCTACGAGAACACCCGCACGCTGTGGGTCGAGCCGGAGACCGGCGTCATCATCAAGCTCCAGGAGAACCAGCACCAGGTGCTGCGGATCGACCAGCCGGGCGCCAAGGAGGTCAACGCACTGACCACCAAGAGCGTCTTCACCGACAAGACCATCAAGGACAACGTCGATGAGTACAAGACGAAGGTCGTGCTCCTGAAGATCCTGCGCCTGTGGGCACCGCTCGCCCTCGGGATCCTCGGCCTCCTGCTCCTGCTCGGCGGCCTGGCCATGTCGGTGGTCGGCCTGGGGCGCCGCGGCGACAACCCGGACGTCGAGCTCGGCGGCGGCGACGTCGAGTCGCGCCGCGGGCGTACGACAACGGTCTGACGCGAAGCGCGCAAGCCCTGCTCGTCAGGGCTTGCGCGCGACGTAGATCGCCGTCCCTGGGATCAGCTCGCCACGCAGCGGGCTCCATCCGCCCCAGACCTGGCGATTGTTCGCCGGCCACTCCGGCTCCAGCAGGTCGTCCAGGACCAGGCCGGCCGCCGTCAGCTCTCGGACCCGGTCTCCCAGCGTCCGATGATGCTCCGCATAGGTCGCCCGGCCGTGCTCGTCCTGCTCGACGTAGGCCGTCCGGTCGAAGTACGACTGCCGCACGGTCAGGCCCTCCGGACCGGGAGCGTCGGGGAACGCCCACCGGATCGGGTGGGTGGTCGAGAAGACCAGCCGTCCGCCGGGTCGTAGGACGCGCGCGCACTCGCGCATCAGCCGTCCGGAGTCGGCGACGAAGGGCACTGCGCCGTACGCCGTGACGACCAGGTCGAGCGTCGCGTCGCCGAACGGCAGATAGACCGCGTCGCACTGGACCAGGGGTACGCCATGGGCGGACTGTGCGTTGAGGGCAGCGGCCTGGTGGAGCATCCCCGCCGACAGGTCAGAGGAGACGACTCGCGCACCGCGTGAGAGCAGGTATCGGCCGCCTTGGGCGGCCCCCGCTCCGATCTCGAGGACGCGCAGGCCAAAGACGTCGCCGAGGACGTTGAGCTCGGCCTCGTGCACACCCTCGGGCCCCCAGACCAGCTCGTCGTCGCCGAGGAACTCGCCGTGCTCGAGGTAGTACGCCACCGCCTCGCCGTCCCACCAGGTGCGGTTGGCCGCGGCGGTCTCCGCCTGCTCGGCCGGACGCCGGACAACGCCGAAGTGATCCGGCGTGGACAGGTCATCCGTCATGGCAGTGGCCTGCTTTGACCGGGGTGTGGACGCCTGGGTAGGGTAGGAGGGCGCGGACCTGTGTGCTGCGTGAAAAACTTCTGCACTGCCACGTACAACTCTGTCCACCTCGGGTTGTCGTCCGAACAGGCCGCCGGCGGCCTGACTCCGGGCGTTCGCCTGACCATTCTGTCCACCGAAAGTTACCCACTACATGACTGCCACCACCACCTCGCAGATCGCTGTCAACGACATCGGATCTGAGGAGGAGCTGCTCGCCGCCATCGATGCGACGATCAAGCACTTCAATGACGGAGACATCGTCGAGGGTGTCATCGTCAAGGTCGACCGGGACGAAGTCCTGCTCGACATCGGCTACAAGACCGAGGGTGTGATTCCCTCCCGCGAGCTCTCGATCAAGCACGACGTCGACCCGGGCGAGGTCGTTTCCGTGGGCGATGAGGTCGAGGCTCTGGTTCTCCAGAAGGAGGACAAGGAGGGTCGTCTGATCCTGTCCAAGAAGCGCGCGCAGTACGAGCGCGCCTGGGGCACGATCGAGAAGATCAAGGAAGAGGACGGCGTCGTCACCGGCACCGTCATCGAGGTGGTCAAGGGTGGTCTCATCCTCGACATCGGCCTGCGCGGCTTCCTGCCTGCGTCCTTGGTCGAGATGCGTCGCGTCCGCGACCTCCAGCCGTACGTCGGCAAGGAGATCGAGGCCAAGATCATCGAGCTCGACAAGAACCGCAACAACGTGGTCCTGTCGCGCCGCGCCTGGCTGGAGCAGACGCAGTCCGAGGTCCGTACGACGTTCCTCAAGGAGCTGCAGAAGGGCCAGGTCCGCACGGGTGTCGTCAGCAGCATCGTCAACTTCGGTGCGTTCGTCGACCTGGGCGGCGTGGACGGTCTGGTCCACGTGTCCGAGCTCTCCTGGAAGCACATCGACCACCCGAGCGAGGTTGTCGAGGTCGGCCAGGAGGTCACCGTCGAGGTGCTCGACGTGGACATGGACCGCGAGCGTGTCTCCCTGTCGCTGAAGGCGACGCAGGAGGACCCGTGGCAGCACTTCGCCCGCACTCACGCGATCGGTCAGGTCGTGCCGGGCAAGGTCACCAAGCTGGTTCCGTTCGGTGCGTTCGTCCGCGTGGACGACGGCATCGAGGGTCTGGTCCACATCTCCGAGCTGGCCGAGCGCCACGTGGAGCTGCCGGAGCAGGTCGTCACGGTCGGTCAGGACCTGTTCGTCAAGGTCATCGACATCGACCTGGAGCGTCGCCGCATCTCGCTGTCGCTCAAGCAGGCCAACGACGACGCCGCGGGCGCTGCCGAGTTCGACCCGACGCTCTACGGCATGGCCGCGGAGTACGACGACCAGGGCAACTACAAGTACCCCGAGGGCTTCGACCCGGAGACCAACGAGTGGCTCGAGGGCTTCGAGACGCAGCGTGAGAAGTGGGAGAAGCAGTACGCCGAGGCGCACTCCCGCTACGAGGCCCACCAGGCCCAGATCGAGCAGGCTCGCAAGGACGACGCCGAGGCAGCCGCCGCCGGCGACGCCGCGCCGACGACCTACTCCTCGGGCTCGTCCGACAGCAGCTCCAGCAGCAGCAACGGTGGCGGTGGCAGCAGCAGCTCTTCCTCGAGCAGCAGCAGCACCTCGTCCTCCGCGCCGGCGCCGGCCGAGGGCACGCTCGCCTCGGACGAGGCTCTGGCAGCACTGCGCGAGAAGCTCACGGGCGGCTGACGCTGACCCGCTGACGCGAAGCTGACATCGAAGGCCCCGGACCTACACGGTCCGGGGCCTTCGACGCGTGTGAGCATGGGCGTATGCCACGAACCATCGCGACCACGACGTCCGTCGAGCGTGCCGACCTGCTGAACTTCGTCCGGCCGCGGCACCAGATGCTGCTCATCACCTCTCGCTCCGACGGCCGCCCGCAGGCGTCGCCGGTGACCGGGGGAGTCGACCCGGAGGGACGGCTCGTGATCTCCAGCTATCCGGAGCGCGCCAAGGTCTCCAACGCCAGGCACCGTCCGCAGGTGAGCGTGGTGGTCCTCTCCGAGGAGTTCAACGGGCCGTGGGTCCAGGTTGATGGCGACTGCGAGGTGATCGACTCACCGGACTCGGTCGAGCCGCTGGTCGAGTACTTCCGGTGCATCTCGGGCGAGCATCCCGACTGGGACGAGTACCGGCAGGCGATGCTCGACCAGGGCAAGTCGATCCTGCGGGTCACACCAACCCGGTGGTCGCCGGTCGCGACCGGCGGCTTCCCCGCCAGGCTGGCCGACTGAAACAACCGCACCCCTCAGTAGGGTTTGCCGCATGCTGCGTGTCGGACTTTCGGGTGGGATCGGTTCGGGCAAGTCAACGGTCGCGCGTGGCCTTGTGGCGCGTGGAGCGGTGCTGATCGACTCCGACGTGATCGCCCGTGAGGTGGTGGCGTCTGGGACACCGGGGCTCGATCAGGTGGTGAAGCGCTTCGGCGAGGACATCCTCGGACCGGACGGCACTCTGGACCGGCCGGCGCTGGGGCGGGTCATCTTCGGCGACGACGAGGCGCGCGCGGCGCTCAACGCGATCGTGCACCCGCTGGTGCTGACCGAGACATTGGAGCAGATGGCGGCCGCGCCCGCGGACTCCGTCGTCGTGCACGACATCCCCTTGCTCGTCGAGCTCGGCCGCAGCGTCGACTACCACCTGGTCGTGATCGTGGCAGCCTCTGAGGAGACGCGTCTCCAGCGGCTGATCCATGACCGAGGGATGTCCGAGGACGACGCCCGAGCTCGCATCGGCGCCCAGGCTGGCGACGACCGTCGGCGGGCTGCGGCCGATGTGTGGCTGCTCAATGAAGGGTCCGTCGAAGACCTCAGTAACCGCGTGGATTCGTTGTGGGACAACAGGATTCAGCCGTTCAACGTCAACCTCACCGCGAAACGGCCCGTTCGTCGCCCTGCGCAGATCACGCTCGAAGCTCCTGACCCGTCGTGGCCGACGACGGCGGCTCGACTGCTTGGCCGCATTGTGAGCCAATTGGCCAATGCGGGCCTCGGCGACACCGTCATCGGCGCCGACCACGTGGGTTCGACAAGCGTGCCCGGCCTGCTGGCCAAGCCGGTCATCGACCTTCAGCTGCGCATTCAACAGCTCGAGTCCGCGTCCAGTGAAGTCTTCGAAAACGCCCTGCTGGCAGCCGGATTCGTTCCTTCGCGTGGGCGTCGTGATGCAAATGGCCACAACATCGACACGATCCATCCATGGGCGCCGGAGCCAACCGCTTGGGTCAAGCTCAATTTCGGCAACGCAGATCCGGGACGGGTCACCCATCTCCATGTTCGACAGGGCGACTCGGCAGGCGCGCAGACGTGCCTGCTCTTTCGTGACTGGCTACGCGCCAACCCGAGCGAGTCGGCAGCGTACGCCCAGATGAAGACCGAGATGGCCCAATCGTTCCCCGGCGGGGACGAGGCAAGCCGTGGTGATTACCCGGAGGCGAAGGAGCCGTGGATCGCCGATGCCTTGCTACGCGCTCGGGACTGGGCGGCGAAGACGGAGTGGACGATGCCGAGAGGGACCTTGCGAAGTTAGGTAAGCCTTCCTTTAGGATGTCGACCATGAGTGTTGCCGTCCAGCAAGCAGTCCGCCCCTTCGAGATGTTCCGGGTCGCCGTCAAGACCACGACCCGAGTCTCTCCGCATCTGGTCCGCGTGACGTTCACCGGGCTCGAGCTCTCGGAGTTCGCGGACAATGGCTACGACCAGCGCATCAAGCTCATCCTGCCGGGCACGGACGGCACTCTGGAGGACATGCCGACCGGCGACACCTGGTTCACCGAGTGGCGTCAGCTGGACTCCGCGAAGCGACCGGTCATCCGGACCTACACCGTGCGAGCCGTGCGACAGGCAGACGCCGAGGTCGACATCGACATGGTCGATCACGGCGACTCCGGACCGGCCTCCGCCTTCGCCGGGTCTGCTCTCCCGGGAGACGAGGCGATCCTCTACGGCCCGCACGCGGCGTACGACGGTCCGCACGGTGGGCTGGAGTTCCGGAAGGACCTCGAGGAGCAGACCGACCAGCTGATCGTCGGCGACGAGTCGGCCGGGCCGGCTGTCGCCAGCATCCTCGAGGGGCTGTCTGAGCGGGCCCGAGGCCTGGTGTGCCTCGAGGTGGGCTCCGCCGACGACGTCCTCGACCTGCGCGGCCCGGACGGGGTGCGCATCACCTGGTGCGTGCGGGGCGATGAGCGCGGGCAGCATCAGCGGGCGGTTGTGCGGGAGTGGCTCGACTCCCATCCTGCAGTCGGCCGCGACGAAGGCGGCGAGACGACAGTGCTTGCGGACGGTCAGGACTCGGCGTACTGGGAGGTCACGACCGATCGTGGCGATGACGTCCCGCCCCTGTCAGCATGGATCGCGGGCGAGTCGTCCGCAGTGAAGTCGATGCGCCGAATGTTGGTGGGGGAGTACGACGTTCCCAAGTCCGCGGTCGCGTTCATGGGCTACTGGCGCGAGGGCCACAGCGAGTGCTGACCGGTGATCGGGTCAGCTGAGCTGCGGCGTACGGTCAGGGCATGAGTGAAGGTTCAGTCCGGGGCGAGTACAAGGTCCTGGGTGGCAAGCTCGTCGCCGTCGATGTCGAAGTGGCGGACGGCCGCCTCGCGCGGGCGGCGGTCTCGGGTGACTTCTTCCTCGAGCCGGACGAAGCGCTCGAGGACATCAACGCCGCCCTGATCGGGATGCCCGTGGAGTCGACGGTCGCCCAGCTCGCCTCCGCCATCGACGGCGCTCTCGACGACAGCGTCTCCATGATCGGCTTCTCCGCCGAAGCAGTCGGTGTTGCCGTACGCCGAGCGCTCGGTCGGGCGACCGGCTGGGTCGATCACACCTTCGATGTGATCCCGGCGGTCACGATGGCCCCCGTCATGCACGTCGCGCTCGACGAGGTCATCGCTCAGG includes these proteins:
- a CDS encoding UDP-glucuronic acid decarboxylase family protein — translated: MRVVVTGGAGFLGSHLCEKVLARGDEAVAVDNFCTGSPANVEHLRHEESFQLLELDVSEPFTVEGQVDAVLHFASPASPVDYLRMPIETLKVGSLGTLHALELAQAKGARLVLASTSEVYGDPEVHPQPETYWGNVNPVGPRGVYDEAKRFAEALTLAYRQSHGVNTGIVRIFNTFGPRMRPNDGRAIPNFVRQALAGEPVTVSGDGSQTRSICYVDDLVEAILRMMDAEHAGPINIGNPHEISMKDLAAWIVRLAGSSSPITFIERPVDDPTVRRPDTTRAESLLGWEPHVPIEDALKWTIGWFRDQPLGGPPLSAQATEEILGSPEHH
- a CDS encoding DUF3068 domain-containing protein, which translates into the protein MRKASVIIGLGAFFVTMALLLKFYAYDKLAVIPLDQNTRQTVVDDHATFFDADKVAPGSGKLTTIATVIGDPDASRKASDKSGKDVVVINKGQTSDNNGEAPPMEASTQRIVIDRFTGLPVNGYGATQNGRPKQFIGQLIKFPFQTKQKTYQYWDDTADKPMDMKYVGHEDIKGLKTYKFEGSLPLAEFREQEVPRGIFGLPDTGAVVAKRLYENTRTLWVEPETGVIIKLQENQHQVLRIDQPGAKEVNALTTKSVFTDKTIKDNVDEYKTKVVLLKILRLWAPLALGILGLLLLLGGLAMSVVGLGRRGDNPDVELGGGDVESRRGRTTTV
- a CDS encoding class I SAM-dependent methyltransferase, encoding MTDDLSTPDHFGVVRRPAEQAETAAANRTWWDGEAVAYYLEHGEFLGDDELVWGPEGVHEAELNVLGDVFGLRVLEIGAGAAQGGRYLLSRGARVVSSDLSAGMLHQAAALNAQSAHGVPLVQCDAVYLPFGDATLDLVVTAYGAVPFVADSGRLMRECARVLRPGGRLVFSTTHPIRWAFPDAPGPEGLTVRQSYFDRTAYVEQDEHGRATYAEHHRTLGDRVRELTAAGLVLDDLLEPEWPANNRQVWGGWSPLRGELIPGTAIYVARKP
- the rpsA gene encoding 30S ribosomal protein S1 — protein: MTATTTSQIAVNDIGSEEELLAAIDATIKHFNDGDIVEGVIVKVDRDEVLLDIGYKTEGVIPSRELSIKHDVDPGEVVSVGDEVEALVLQKEDKEGRLILSKKRAQYERAWGTIEKIKEEDGVVTGTVIEVVKGGLILDIGLRGFLPASLVEMRRVRDLQPYVGKEIEAKIIELDKNRNNVVLSRRAWLEQTQSEVRTTFLKELQKGQVRTGVVSSIVNFGAFVDLGGVDGLVHVSELSWKHIDHPSEVVEVGQEVTVEVLDVDMDRERVSLSLKATQEDPWQHFARTHAIGQVVPGKVTKLVPFGAFVRVDDGIEGLVHISELAERHVELPEQVVTVGQDLFVKVIDIDLERRRISLSLKQANDDAAGAAEFDPTLYGMAAEYDDQGNYKYPEGFDPETNEWLEGFETQREKWEKQYAEAHSRYEAHQAQIEQARKDDAEAAAAGDAAPTTYSSGSSDSSSSSSNGGGGSSSSSSSSSSTSSSAPAPAEGTLASDEALAALREKLTGG
- a CDS encoding PPOX class F420-dependent oxidoreductase: MPRTIATTTSVERADLLNFVRPRHQMLLITSRSDGRPQASPVTGGVDPEGRLVISSYPERAKVSNARHRPQVSVVVLSEEFNGPWVQVDGDCEVIDSPDSVEPLVEYFRCISGEHPDWDEYRQAMLDQGKSILRVTPTRWSPVATGGFPARLAD
- the coaE gene encoding dephospho-CoA kinase; this translates as MLRVGLSGGIGSGKSTVARGLVARGAVLIDSDVIAREVVASGTPGLDQVVKRFGEDILGPDGTLDRPALGRVIFGDDEARAALNAIVHPLVLTETLEQMAAAPADSVVVHDIPLLVELGRSVDYHLVVIVAASEETRLQRLIHDRGMSEDDARARIGAQAGDDRRRAAADVWLLNEGSVEDLSNRVDSLWDNRIQPFNVNLTAKRPVRRPAQITLEAPDPSWPTTAARLLGRIVSQLANAGLGDTVIGADHVGSTSVPGLLAKPVIDLQLRIQQLESASSEVFENALLAAGFVPSRGRRDANGHNIDTIHPWAPEPTAWVKLNFGNADPGRVTHLHVRQGDSAGAQTCLLFRDWLRANPSESAAYAQMKTEMAQSFPGGDEASRGDYPEAKEPWIADALLRARDWAAKTEWTMPRGTLRS
- a CDS encoding siderophore-interacting protein, translated to MSVAVQQAVRPFEMFRVAVKTTTRVSPHLVRVTFTGLELSEFADNGYDQRIKLILPGTDGTLEDMPTGDTWFTEWRQLDSAKRPVIRTYTVRAVRQADAEVDIDMVDHGDSGPASAFAGSALPGDEAILYGPHAAYDGPHGGLEFRKDLEEQTDQLIVGDESAGPAVASILEGLSERARGLVCLEVGSADDVLDLRGPDGVRITWCVRGDERGQHQRAVVREWLDSHPAVGRDEGGETTVLADGQDSAYWEVTTDRGDDVPPLSAWIAGESSAVKSMRRMLVGEYDVPKSAVAFMGYWREGHSEC